The genomic window GAAACCGGTGTCCAGTGTCTGCTCGAACCGTGTGGTGGAGGTCTTGGCATCGAGGGCATGGCTTCCGGTCACGGCGGGACCGGCCTGGGAGTCGTAGCCAGAAACCCAGGCGTACTGCCCGGCCTTGGAGTTCTGGTAGTCGAAGGAGACCTTGTATTTGTGGCCGGCTTGGAACGGCACTGTTGCCTCCGTGGTGCGGTACACCATGCCGGGTCCGCCGTTGGGAGCCCGGTTTTCGTCGTGTGCGATCAGGGACCAGGTACCGTCCAGGACTTCATCGATCACGTTGGTGTCCCAGCCCTTTTGGGTGAAGGGTTCGTGGCGTTCGGTGATGTGGGTGCGCGGGTCGGTGGAGCCGCCGGCGTCGCCCTTGACGAAGGGTCCCCAGCCTTGGTCCACGTTTTCAAAGTTTTCGCTGAGCAGGCCCGTAGTGGGTACCCGGCTGGTTTTCGCCGCCCGGAAGTCATCAACGCGAACTGTTCCGTCGCCGTCGGCCGCTGTGACGGTGACCTTGGCTTTGGTGTTGTTGTGCGGGACGTCCACCAGCACACGGACGCGCTGGAACGAGGTGCCGTGTTTTTCGTCGCCGGCCACGAAGTTTTCGGCGTTGGAGGAGTCGATTGTGACGCTTTCGGTCTTGCCGTTGATGTCCACGGACAGCGTGGTGGGTCGGGTCTTGCCGGGCTGGATTTCCACCCAGGCGCTCACGGACTGGGTTCCGGCGTCCAGCTTTACTTCCTGGCTGATCGACGACGGCGTTGCCCCCATTTCGGCGAAGCGGCGGCCCTTGTCATCGCGGACCTGCGTGACGGTGCCGGTGGGGTTCCATGGGGAGAGGTCTGCGCCGTTGAAGCCGGGATCGTTGAAGGCCGTTCCTTCGCCGAAGGTGGCCTTCCCGGGCAGCTCAGCCTTGTTGTTCTTCGGAGCCAGGACGTAGGGCTGCTTGGCGTCGGCCGTGACCGTGACCCGTCCGTTGATCACGGGAACATCGGCGACCTTGACGCGGCCGTTGTCCGTCAGTTTGAACAGCTCAAGGGTGTTGGCCTTGGCGAACTCCTTGGTGAGCGTCCACGTGCTGGAACCACCGGCGGGGTTGTAGTGGTAGAGCTTGTCGGCCTTGCCGTTTTCCTTCGAAGACCACGGCAGCAAGTAGGTTCCGCCGCGCAAAACCGAGGTGTCCGCAACCGTGATATTGCGTTCGGCTGCTGTGTTTCCGGTGACGGACACGCCATCGGCGAGGTCGATCCTGTCAGCTGTCCATTTGGTGATGGGGTGGTGCTGCAGGAACTTTGCGGGCAGGTTGGCTGTCCAGACATTTTCGCTGAATGCGTTGAAGTCGTTCTGTCCGGTCCAGCCTTCAAATTCCACAATGTGGCTCACGCCCAGCTTGGGGTCCGGGTTCCAGACGTCGGACTGGGTGTTGTTGATGAAGCGCAGTATTTGTGAGTTGACGCCCTTGTTGGTGGAGCCGCCGTACTTCTCATCATTGGCCCAGTGCGACCAGGTGTTGTTCCGCGAGAGGTGGTCCGCCCATTCCGAGCCCACCCGGAAGCCGTTCTTCACCAGTTCCTGTTGGAGGCGTTCGGCCAGCCAGCCGAACTCGTAGTAGACGTCCACGTACACGAAATCCAGGTTCTTGTCCGTGGCTTCCCGCAGTTCCTTGATGCGTTGGGCAAGCTTGCCGGAGGTGATGTCTGCACGCTGGTTCATGTAGTAGGACTGGTCCAGCCAGTTCCACCCCAGGCCTTTGTCCGCCCGCAGCAGGTCCTCGCTGAAGGACTTGGCTTCGGGATAGATTTCAGTGGCGTTGATGTGGACTCCGAAGCTGGCGTTCCAGTCTTTGCCCTCCTTGACCAGGGTATTAAGGTCTTCCAGCCCGCCCGCGCGTGTATTGAAGTTATTGCCGTAATCGGTATTGGCCGAGTCGTGTCCTTCACTGGTGTAGCCCTTGAGCATGGCCACCTGTCCGAGTCCGTCCGTGGCCAGGGCGATGCGCTTGACGTCATCGAGGGTGCGCAGGAAGGGGTGGGTTGCCTGGGAGGCAAAGTTGAAGGGAATGTGGGTGATCACGTTGTCCGGGGTCTGCTCGCCTTTGTTCGCGCTGACCTGGATGGACCTCATGGCGATGGCGGCATCCTGCCAATCCACTCCGCCGTCGGCGTTGGCGTCGGTGGTGATGGCAACCCGCGTCCACGGAAGTTCCTCGGTGGCCGGGGACCCTTCTGCCCGGTACAGCCATTGGCCACTGGCGACACCCATGGAAACTCCGCCGGCGCCATCACTTACTGCCTGGCGCCAGAAGCGGCCGCGATCCTTGGCGCCCGGACCCGAGGACGTGTCGTAGAGGGCATTCGATTCGACGGCGGCGCCCAGGGACGCTGTGTTGGCCAGGGCGTAGGCCGAGCTCTTGGCGGTGGTGTCCAAGGCGGTGGCGGCGGTAATGGGCGTGAACTCGTCACCGCTAACGCTGCGGTCCACGGACAGGTTGGCCGTTGACACTTGGGCTCCGGGCTGGGCGGATCCGACCGTCACCAGGTTCAGCCGGGGGAGTTGCAGGGTCTTGACCTGATGATCAGCGGAGTCCTTGATCTCGGTGACATTGAAGGAGACCACGTTCTTCTTCACCGAGAGACGGGCTTTGATGACGGTGTTGCCGAATTCCGGAACGGTCATCACGTAGTCCCGGGCATCCTTCCCGGATGCGGTGGAGGTCCCGCTCACCGTGTACTCCACGCCGTTGAGGGTGATGGTGCTGAGCCGGTTCGCGGTCCCTTCCAGACGTGCTTTGGTGGCGGCGTCTGTATAGCTGAGGACCTGCGGAAAGCCGGTGGAGACATCCACGGTGAGTTGGCCGGAGGCGATGGTGGCTGTTTCTGCAGGGCTGACGGGGTCGGCTTGCGGGGAGGGCGGGGAGGTCGGGGCTGCCGTGGCCGGTGCTATGGCCAGCAGACCGAGCGAGGATGAGGCGACGACGCAGGCCAAACTGAGCGCTGCGATGCGTCTGGGGGATGACAAGCGGGGCATTATGCTCCTTCTTGATTTTTCCGAGCTGATATTGATCAGATTCTTGCGGACGGTTCTAAGCCTGGTTCATGGGACAGAAGTTGACAAGAGTTAACAGTCAGTTAACTTAAGTGCACATGTCGGCACACGCTTTCCCTGTCATCCTGCGCATTCCGCACCTACGCAGATAATGAGCGGTCTTCCCGCGCGGATGATCCTTGTGAGATCGAAAATGATCGTTTAGTGTTTCTATAGATCAGAAAACGTCATTAAGCTGAGCGGGAGCGGAACACACGATGAGCGAGAACACACTGGGCGCCTTCATGGAGGAAGAGCTGGTTTCCCAGCCCGAGGTCTGGCAGCGGGCGGTAGAACAAGCCCGGGCCGAGCAGTTGCTTCCCGCCGACGGAAAGCGCATCGCCGTGATCGGTTGCGGAACCTCCTGGTTCATGGCCCAGAGTTATGCAGCAGCGCGCGAATCCGCAGGCAAGGGCGTCACCGATGCCTTCGCCGCCTCCGAGGCCTTCCTCAACAGCAACAGTGCCGATCGCCAGTACGACGCCGTTGTGGCCATCACGCGGTCAGGCACCACCACTGAGGTACTTGAGATCCTGGCTGAGCTTCAGGGAATTGTCCCCACGGTGGCGATTATTGGTGATACCACGTCTCCGATCGTTGAGCTTGCAGATGCCGTGATCGGACTGCAGTACGCCGATGAACGTTCCGTGGTCCAGACCCGGTTCGCCACCACCGCATTGGTCTACCTGCTCACAAGCCTTGATATCGATGTGCAGCAGGCCATCGAGGATGCCCGCGACGCCGTGAGTGCTCCGGTCCCGCAGGAGCTGTTGGATGCGGAGCAATTCACCTTCCTGGGCACGGGCTGGACTGTCGGGCTGGCCCATGAGGCCGGACTGAAAATGCGCGAGGCTGTGCAGGGTTGGACCGAGTCCTACCCCGCCATGGAATACCGCCACGGACCCATCTCCATCGCCGCTCCGGGCCGGGTGACGTGGCTGTTCGGTACCCAGCCCGAAGGCCTGGACAGTGACATGGCCGTCACCGGCGCCCTTTACCTCCACACCGACAAGCACCCGCTGGCTGAACTGGCGCGCGTCCACAAGGTCACTTTGGAGCGCGCGCGCGTCCGTGGCCTGAATCCGGATCTGCCCCGCAACCTGACGCGCTCCGTCATTCTCGACGCCTCCGCCTAGGCACCGGTCATGGTTCTCGGAGCCGCTGAATCACCGGTCCTGTCTTTCGACGTTGGCGGCACTGATATCAAGGCCGGCCTGGTGGATGCCCGGGGGAGAGTCCTTGGCATGCGCCGGGTCCCTACGCCCTTGGACCCTGCCCGCCCGGGTGAGGCCGTCCTGGACAGGCTGGCCGAGCTTAAGGCCGAGTTGGCGGAGGAATTCCCGGAAACCCTTGCCAAAGCCGCCGGCATCATCGTCCCGGGCATCGTGGATTCCGTTGCCGGCATCGGCGTCTACTCCGCCAACCTCGGCTGGAGAAATTTCCCTTTCACGGCCGAAGCCCAAAAGCGGCTGGGAATCCCGGTGGCTTTTGATCACGATGTCCGCTCCGCTGCCGCAGTGGAGCACACCTTCGGCGGCTCCAAAGAATTCAATGACGTCGTAGTGATGGTGGTGGGAACCGGGATCGCCGCAGCCGTTTTTTCCGGCGGCAAGGCTGTCACCGCAGGCGGCTTCGCCGGGGAACTCGGACATGCCCAGGTACCGGATCCCGACGCCGGCCCTGGATCGGCAGGTTCGACCATTCTCGAAGCCGTCGGCTCGGCCGGTGCCATCGCCAAACGCTACTACCGGGCGTCCGGAAACAGGGTCAACGGTGCCCGCGGTGTCCTGATCAGGGCAGGAGAGGGCGATGACCTTGCTTCCCGCATCTGGTCCGATGCCGTCGATGCCCTCGCCTTCACCATTTGCCAATGCGTCAACATCATGGGAACCGAAGCTGTGGTGATAGGAGGCGGCCTGGCTGAGGCGGGCGACGAACTGTTGGAGCCCCTCCGGGCCAAGGTGGACGGAATCCTTGACTTCCAGCGGCGGCCGCAGCTGATCAGGGCCCAGCTGGGCCAGGACGCCGGCCTGCTGGGTGCGGCGTTGAACGCAAGGGCACTTTTGACGGCCAAAGCACTCCAGGGGGCGTCACAATGAAGAGAGCCAACGTGAACCGCATCATCACTGTCACTGCCAATCCGGCCATCGACATGACCTATGCCGTTCAGGGAATCACCGAGGGCGCCAGCCACCGCGTGCCCACTCCTTTGAGCCGCGCCGGTGGCAAGGGCATCAACGTTGCCCGCGTGACGCACCAGCTTGGCTACCCTGTCCTGGCGATCGCACCCACCGGCGGCGCAGCCGGTCAGACCCTGGCAGCGGAGCTCTGGACCAGCGGAGTTCCCCACACGCTGGTGGGAGTGGCCGCCGAGACCCGCCGCAGCATCGCCCTCGTGGACACGGTCGCCGGCGAAACGTCCATCTTCAACGAGGAAGGGCAGGCCCTTCTGCCCGATGACTGGCGCTCACTCCGGATCGCCATAGTTGAAGCCGTCAGCGGCAACCGGAACCTGCCGGCCTCCGTCCTGGTTGGTTCCGGCAGCCTGCCGCCGGGGGCTCCAGCGGATTTCTATCCCGAACTCGTGCGCCTGGCCCACGACGCCGGCATCCCGGCCATCATTGACACCTCAGGTCCCGGAATCATCGCCGCAGCCAAGGCCGGGGCCGACATCCTGAAGCCAAACCATCACGAGCTCGCCGAAGCGACCGGAGAATCCAGCCTGGAAGCGGCAGCCCTTGCCCTGATCGAGATGGGCGCCCGGACAGTGCTGGTCAGCGCCGGCGCGGACGGCATGCTCGCCTTCGACCACGCCGCTCCCGGTGGCTACTGGAGCGCACGCCTGCCTGAGGCGCTGAGCGGCAACCCCACAGGGGCGGGCGACGCCGGCGTGGCGGCTGCCGCCGTCGCACTCGCCGAAGGCATTACCGAACCGCGCGAAATACTCCGCCGCGCCACCGCCTGGTCAGCAGCCGCCGTGCTCATGCCGGCCGCCGGCGAAATCTCACCGCGCTACCAGGAACTTCAAGACCAACTGATCGTGACATGGAAGGAGACCCGGTGACCCTGGTCAACACGCGGGAACTCATGGACAGGGCCTCGGCCTCCGGTACTGGCCAGGGCGCGTTCAACATCATCCACATCGAGACGGCCGAAGGCCTGGTGGCCGGAGCCGAGGCTGCCGGGGTTCCCCTGATCCTGCAGATCTCCGAGAACTGCGCCAAATACCACGGCGGGCTCGAACCGATCGCTTCAGCGGCGCTCGCGATCGCACGCTCGGCCGCTGTCCCGGTCGCCCTGCACCTGGACCACGCCGAGTCCGAGGACCTCGCGCTTGCCGCCGTTGACCTTGGCTTCGGCTCCGTGATGTACGACGGCGCCCATCTGCCCTATGAATGGAACGTCGAAGTCACCCAGCGCGTCGCCGCCTACGCCCACCAGCGCGGTGTCTATGTGGAGGCTGAACTGGGCAAAGTGGGCGGGAAAGACGGCGCCCACGCCCCGGGTGTCCGGACCGACCCCGCAGAGGCCCGGGCGTTCGTCGAAGCCACGGGCGTTGACGCTTTGGCCGTGGCCGTAGGTTCATCCCATGCCATGACCGAACGCAGCGCGGCACTGGACCTGCATTTGATCACCCGGCTGAAGACTGCTGTAGGAAAACCACTGGTCCTCCATGGCTCCTCAGGCGTCACAGACGAGATGCTCGTGGCAGCTATTGGCGCGGGTATGACTAAAATCAACGTATCCACACATTTGAACGGGTTCTTTACCCGCGCAGTCCGTGAGTACCTCGATGCCAACCCTGCAGTGGTGGATTCCCGGAAGTACATCAAGGCCGGCCGGGATGCCCTTGTGTTGGAGTCCGCACGTATGCTGACGCTGTTCGCCAAAGCGAAATAGCTCCGAACCCGCGAAAGGCCCGTCATGACCCGCACCGATCGGCTGACTGCCATCCTCGATCTCCTGGCCGAGTCCGGCCATGTGGAAGTCGAGGACATCGTGACGCGCCTTGGCGTGTCGCCGGCCACGGCGCGGCGGGACCTGGACAGCCTCGCCAAGCAGCGCCTCCTCAGCCGCACCAGGGGTGGCGCCACTACAGGATCGGTGGCCTACGACCTCCCGGGCCGCTACAACCGTGACGACCACGCCCAGGCCAAGCAGGACATTGCACTGGCAGCATCAGCCCTGATCCGGCCCGGTGCCGTGATCGGCCTCAGCGGCGGAACCACCAACACCGCGCTGGCCCAGTTGCTCTCCACCCGCGAAGACCTCAACGCGCCGTCCAACCGGCCCACCCTGACAGTGGTGACCAATGCCATCAACATCGCCTCGCAACTGGCGGTCCGGCCCAATATCAAGATCATGGTCACCGGCGGCATCCTGAACCCGCGCTCCTACGAACTGGTGGGTCCCTACACGGACGTCATCATGCAGAAAGTGGCCCTGGACATTGCGTTCATCGGCGTCAACGGCGTTGATCCGGACCTCGGCCCCACCATTACCGATGAAGGCGAAGCCATGGTCAACACCGTGATGGCACGCCGGGCCACGGAATCCTACGTCGTGGCGGACTCCTCCAAGGTGGGCCGCCGCTCCTTCGCCGCCATGGCCGGATACGACTTCAGGCACCTCATCACCGATTCCGGGATCAGTGCCGAAGACAAAGCTGCCT from Arthrobacter sp. StoSoilB20 includes these protein-coding regions:
- a CDS encoding endo-alpha-N-acetylgalactosaminidase family protein, with the translated sequence MPRLSSPRRIAALSLACVVASSSLGLLAIAPATAAPTSPPSPQADPVSPAETATIASGQLTVDVSTGFPQVLSYTDAATKARLEGTANRLSTITLNGVEYTVSGTSTASGKDARDYVMTVPEFGNTVIKARLSVKKNVVSFNVTEIKDSADHQVKTLQLPRLNLVTVGSAQPGAQVSTANLSVDRSVSGDEFTPITAATALDTTAKSSAYALANTASLGAAVESNALYDTSSGPGAKDRGRFWRQAVSDGAGGVSMGVASGQWLYRAEGSPATEELPWTRVAITTDANADGGVDWQDAAIAMRSIQVSANKGEQTPDNVITHIPFNFASQATHPFLRTLDDVKRIALATDGLGQVAMLKGYTSEGHDSANTDYGNNFNTRAGGLEDLNTLVKEGKDWNASFGVHINATEIYPEAKSFSEDLLRADKGLGWNWLDQSYYMNQRADITSGKLAQRIKELREATDKNLDFVYVDVYYEFGWLAERLQQELVKNGFRVGSEWADHLSRNNTWSHWANDEKYGGSTNKGVNSQILRFINNTQSDVWNPDPKLGVSHIVEFEGWTGQNDFNAFSENVWTANLPAKFLQHHPITKWTADRIDLADGVSVTGNTAAERNITVADTSVLRGGTYLLPWSSKENGKADKLYHYNPAGGSSTWTLTKEFAKANTLELFKLTDNGRVKVADVPVINGRVTVTADAKQPYVLAPKNNKAELPGKATFGEGTAFNDPGFNGADLSPWNPTGTVTQVRDDKGRRFAEMGATPSSISQEVKLDAGTQSVSAWVEIQPGKTRPTTLSVDINGKTESVTIDSSNAENFVAGDEKHGTSFQRVRVLVDVPHNNTKAKVTVTAADGDGTVRVDDFRAAKTSRVPTTGLLSENFENVDQGWGPFVKGDAGGSTDPRTHITERHEPFTQKGWDTNVIDEVLDGTWSLIAHDENRAPNGGPGMVYRTTEATVPFQAGHKYKVSFDYQNSKAGQYAWVSGYDSQAGPAVTGSHALDAKTSTTRFEQTLDTGFCGDYFVGLQRTGSSNGSDFTLDNFLVEDLGASESVPACAQLSASLQGDVVQQGKAQDFVTTFVSDEPAAIKDLAITLALPEGWTATPSTPSSADTLPAGGTLTTTWKLTAPASADGDYPIKATATYSTTSGQAGSRTITTTSTVRTLPKPPQTTVFASDHPWVSAANGWGPVEKDQSNGGTGAGDGTPLTLNGTVYSKGLGAHANGNVRYYLGGYCTAFTATVGIDDAQPTRGSVKFSVVADGTAKVTTPVLGAASAPLPLTVDVTGAQYVELVADDAGDSNGNDHADWADAKFTCSTTSQQPPAPVLTGTVFASDLPWIGSTNGWGPAERDRANGEQNAGDGPALRLDGVVYPKGIGVHADSKISIATEAKCTAFSAVVGVDDAKLNKGLHGSVVFIVKGDGRELMRTPVLSADSAALPLAVDISGVRNVELIADKNGDDAGDDWGDWADAKFSCA
- a CDS encoding SIS domain-containing protein, giving the protein MSENTLGAFMEEELVSQPEVWQRAVEQARAEQLLPADGKRIAVIGCGTSWFMAQSYAAARESAGKGVTDAFAASEAFLNSNSADRQYDAVVAITRSGTTTEVLEILAELQGIVPTVAIIGDTTSPIVELADAVIGLQYADERSVVQTRFATTALVYLLTSLDIDVQQAIEDARDAVSAPVPQELLDAEQFTFLGTGWTVGLAHEAGLKMREAVQGWTESYPAMEYRHGPISIAAPGRVTWLFGTQPEGLDSDMAVTGALYLHTDKHPLAELARVHKVTLERARVRGLNPDLPRNLTRSVILDASA
- a CDS encoding ROK family protein — protein: MVLGAAESPVLSFDVGGTDIKAGLVDARGRVLGMRRVPTPLDPARPGEAVLDRLAELKAELAEEFPETLAKAAGIIVPGIVDSVAGIGVYSANLGWRNFPFTAEAQKRLGIPVAFDHDVRSAAAVEHTFGGSKEFNDVVVMVVGTGIAAAVFSGGKAVTAGGFAGELGHAQVPDPDAGPGSAGSTILEAVGSAGAIAKRYYRASGNRVNGARGVLIRAGEGDDLASRIWSDAVDALAFTICQCVNIMGTEAVVIGGGLAEAGDELLEPLRAKVDGILDFQRRPQLIRAQLGQDAGLLGAALNARALLTAKALQGASQ
- a CDS encoding hexose kinase, whose translation is MKRANVNRIITVTANPAIDMTYAVQGITEGASHRVPTPLSRAGGKGINVARVTHQLGYPVLAIAPTGGAAGQTLAAELWTSGVPHTLVGVAAETRRSIALVDTVAGETSIFNEEGQALLPDDWRSLRIAIVEAVSGNRNLPASVLVGSGSLPPGAPADFYPELVRLAHDAGIPAIIDTSGPGIIAAAKAGADILKPNHHELAEATGESSLEAAALALIEMGARTVLVSAGADGMLAFDHAAPGGYWSARLPEALSGNPTGAGDAGVAAAAVALAEGITEPREILRRATAWSAAAVLMPAAGEISPRYQELQDQLIVTWKETR
- a CDS encoding class II fructose-bisphosphate aldolase — encoded protein: MEGDPVTLVNTRELMDRASASGTGQGAFNIIHIETAEGLVAGAEAAGVPLILQISENCAKYHGGLEPIASAALAIARSAAVPVALHLDHAESEDLALAAVDLGFGSVMYDGAHLPYEWNVEVTQRVAAYAHQRGVYVEAELGKVGGKDGAHAPGVRTDPAEARAFVEATGVDALAVAVGSSHAMTERSAALDLHLITRLKTAVGKPLVLHGSSGVTDEMLVAAIGAGMTKINVSTHLNGFFTRAVREYLDANPAVVDSRKYIKAGRDALVLESARMLTLFAKAK
- a CDS encoding DeoR/GlpR family DNA-binding transcription regulator yields the protein MTRTDRLTAILDLLAESGHVEVEDIVTRLGVSPATARRDLDSLAKQRLLSRTRGGATTGSVAYDLPGRYNRDDHAQAKQDIALAASALIRPGAVIGLSGGTTNTALAQLLSTREDLNAPSNRPTLTVVTNAINIASQLAVRPNIKIMVTGGILNPRSYELVGPYTDVIMQKVALDIAFIGVNGVDPDLGPTITDEGEAMVNTVMARRATESYVVADSSKVGRRSFAAMAGYDFRHLITDSGISAEDKAAFEAKGTEVIVAAAG